TCTTGTAGGTCGAGCCGTTGCCGATGCCGCTGAGCAGGAACAGCACCTGGAACGAGAAGAAGAACACGCCGAAGCTGTGGCCCCGTACACCGGTGATCGCCGTGGCCGTCGCCGCCACCATGCCGACGAACACGCCCAGTGTCACCTTCGCCCCGCCCATGCGGTCGGCGATCCAGCCGCCCAGGGGCCGAGCCAGCGAGCCGACCATTGCGCCGGTGAAGCCAAGCCCCGCGAGGTACGTCGCGATGAACGGGTGCGCGCCCAGGAACTCGGGGAACGTGTTCTTGATCACGAGCGGCAGGGCGAACGAGAAACCGATGAAGGATCCGAACGTGCCGACGTAGAGGATCGACATGATCCAGGCGTGACCGTGCTTCAGGGACGCCTTGAGCGGCCCGGTGTCCGACTTCGCCTGGGTGAGGCTGTCCATGTACAGATACGACGCCACGACGGCGACGGCGATGAAGGGCAGCCAAATCAGCCCGGCGTGGGCGAGGTGCACCTTGTGCGGTTGCAGCTTCACCGCCGCGGCCGGCACGCCGACGATGACGGCGAGGGGCACGAGCAACTGGGCCACCGACACACCGAGGTTGCCGCCCGCCGCGTTGAGGCCGAGGGCAAAGCCCTTCTCTTTCTCCGGGTAGAAGAACGAGATGTTGGCCATCGACGACGAAAAGTTGCCGCCGCCGACACCCGCGGTCGCGGCGCACGCCAGCAGGATCCAGAACTGGGCGCCGTGCGACTGGTGGAGCAGCCACCCGCTAGGCACGACGATCGCCAGCAGCAGCGTGGGGATGAACAGCAGCGCGGCCGACAGCGTCGTCCACGCTCGCCCGCCGAAGCGCGGCACGGCGAGCGTGTAGGGCAGGCGCAACAACGAGCCGATGGCGTTCGGCGCGAGGGTGAGCGTGAACAACTCGGACAGCGACAGCTTGAAGCCGGCGTTACCGAGGTTGAGCACGACGATGGTCCACAACACCCAGACGGAGAAGCCGAGGTGTTCGGCGAACATCGACAGCATCAGGTTCTTGCGCGCGATCCGCTTCCCGGTGCTGTTCCAGAACGCGGCGTCTTCGGGGTCCCAGTGATCGATCCATCGGCTCATGGGACGCATTCAACGGGACGAGCAATTCCGAACCGTTGCCTTGCCGTGAACGGCGCGCGCCAAGCGCCGAACGTTGTCGCGGCCCGTGTGTGCGGTCCTCGTAACGTCGGGTTAACGCGCCGCGAGCATGTAGCCGCGCCGGATCACGGTGCGCAACGAGGAGCCAGCGGGGCCGAGTTGGCGCCGCAGGCGACTCACGACGACTTCGAGCGCGTGTTGGTCGACCACTTCGTCACGCCACACCGCGTCGAGTAACGCCCGCTTCGAGACGACGACACCCGCGCGCTGGGCCAACACCCGCAGCACCGCGGCTTCGCGGGCGGTGAGTTCGACGCGACGCCCGCCCACGATCGCGAGCGTCCCGGCGACTTCGAGCGCGTGGTCGGCGAGGTCGACGCGGACGCGTCGCCGCGCCACGGCGTCGACCACCGTATTGACCATCGCCCCCAGCAGTGGTCGTGTCGGTGCAATCGCCGCGGGCAGGCCATGGGCCACCGCGGCCTCCTGGGTGACGGGTCCGACGCACACCGGAATCACCCCGTGGGTGCACGCGGCACGTACGGCGTCGGTTTGATGGCGATCCGCCGCGAGGGCGAAGAAGTTGCCGACCGCCGCCGCGCTGGTGAACGTCACTGCATCCAACGACTGGTCGACCACGGCGTCGAGCAGCCGGGCGGCAGGCGCTTCGTCCTCCGGCCGTTCCCAGCGATATGTACCGATCTCGACGACGTCGGCTCCGGCGGCGCGCAGGGCGAGCGCCGCGCGGTCCGCGTCGGAGCCGTCTCTTTGCGACGCGACCCGTACACCGGTCAACGGCCGGTCGAGTAGGTGGGCGATCACTTCGGACAGGCGTCCCGATGGGCTGCGCCACGCCACGTCGCAGCCGATGGTCACGAGCGAACCGGCGGCCTTGGGGCCGCGAGCCACGATCTCGCTGGCGCGCAGGACGTCGGCGACGTCGGCACCGAGACCCCAACTCTCACACGCCGACAACCATGACCGGATGCCCAGCGCGGTATTGGCGAGCACGAGCGCCGGCGGGTCGCGCAGGAGAGCCTCGGTGTTCGCCCGCAGAGCGGCGTCGGCGACAAGGGGGAGGGTCCGCAGCGTCGGGCCGTGGAGGGCGCGGGCACCGTGACGGTGCAGCAGCTCGATCTGCTCCTCGGCGCGCCGATCGGCGGTCACGCCGACCGCGAAACCGTCGAGGAGTCCAGACGCCACCCTCTCAAAGTGGTGCCCGCATGTTTCGCCGCCGTTTCGGTTTGCGCACAGCGAGGCGAAATAGGTTGCGCTGGTGCCGACGACGATCATGTGGTTCCGCCGCGATCTGCGACTCGCCGACAACCCCGCGCTCGTCGAAGCAGCGCGCGCCGGCAGCGTCGTTCCGTTCTTCTGCCTCGACGACGC
Above is a genomic segment from Acidimicrobiales bacterium containing:
- a CDS encoding nitrate/nitrite transporter, producing the protein MSRWIDHWDPEDAAFWNSTGKRIARKNLMLSMFAEHLGFSVWVLWTIVVLNLGNAGFKLSLSELFTLTLAPNAIGSLLRLPYTLAVPRFGGRAWTTLSAALLFIPTLLLAIVVPSGWLLHQSHGAQFWILLACAATAGVGGGNFSSSMANISFFYPEKEKGFALGLNAAGGNLGVSVAQLLVPLAVIVGVPAAAVKLQPHKVHLAHAGLIWLPFIAVAVVASYLYMDSLTQAKSDTGPLKASLKHGHAWIMSILYVGTFGSFIGFSFALPLVIKNTFPEFLGAHPFIATYLAGLGFTGAMVGSLARPLGGWIADRMGGAKVTLGVFVGMVAATATAITGVRGHSFGVFFFSFQVLFLLSGIGNGSTYKMIPSIYQALGRRRSEDAATALDFKRQAAAVIGVIGAIGAFGGVLIQMVLRQASLHVSALVTAAATPADKLAIAAQHADWSVPALMVFLGSYVVFAGLTWAVYVRGEMAHEIAPKRLAAVPA
- a CDS encoding uroporphyrinogen-III synthase gives rise to the protein MASGLLDGFAVGVTADRRAEEQIELLHRHGARALHGPTLRTLPLVADAALRANTEALLRDPPALVLANTALGIRSWLSACESWGLGADVADVLRASEIVARGPKAAGSLVTIGCDVAWRSPSGRLSEVIAHLLDRPLTGVRVASQRDGSDADRAALALRAAGADVVEIGTYRWERPEDEAPAARLLDAVVDQSLDAVTFTSAAAVGNFFALAADRHQTDAVRAACTHGVIPVCVGPVTQEAAVAHGLPAAIAPTRPLLGAMVNTVVDAVARRRVRVDLADHALEVAGTLAIVGGRRVELTAREAAVLRVLAQRAGVVVSKRALLDAVWRDEVVDQHALEVVVSRLRRQLGPAGSSLRTVIRRGYMLAAR